Within Bacillus sp. Marseille-Q1617, the genomic segment AACATATTTGGACTGATGTGAAGGAGGATATCATCGTCCCACTGTCCATTCAAGTTTGGAACGGTTCTTGTATAAACTGGTTTGTTTGCACGAGAGTGGGCAGCGGGCAAGGTAGGGGGAGGCAACAGGGCAAATGGGGGAAATGAAAAAGGTGATTTCTGATTCGTAAGAGATCTCTCATTTTTTTAGTGCTGGAAAGAAGTAAGGGAACGAATATTCCGTAGACACCTTAAGCGTCCCACAGGTTAATACTCTGAAACTTCATGTCAAAACAATTATTCGGCTTCTTAATACACCACATCCACCATATATATTTAAAGGATTCTTAAAAAGAGGGGGAAGAGGATGAAGGATTTTAATGAAAGTGCCGTGTTTGAACATACATTTTGGCTGCAAATATTGGGGGATCACGCCAGATTCATCCGGGATTCGCTGTACCCATCCCAAACGAATCGAATCAAGGAAGCAAAGGAATTTGCAACGGTGTTTGATCAATACTTAGAGTCCGTGCGAAAAGGGAATGTCCGTGATTATAAGAAGTTTTCTGCTGAAGTGGAAGCTGTTGTAAGGAAGATGCGTGGTTTTAAACTGGCGATTATCAAGGACCAGCTGCATGGAAAAGTGGGAATCCATTTACCCCCGACCTTCATCAATCATATGGTGAATGAACTTGATGAGTACCTGAATGTCATCAGTTATTTAGGTAAAGGCGAGGTGCCTCCTATTTTTCATGAGCTGCATCATCATCTGATCTGGCTGCTTGATGCCGGCGGCCATGCAGGTGCCATTCATGATGAACTGGATGCCGTAGAGAAGAGGCTGCGAAAGAAAAGCCGGGAATTCACGAAACACTTTGAGCAGTTTTACTTGAAAGCCGTGGAATTGACCGGGTACCTTCGGACAAATCTGAGTGAGTTCCCGGCCCTTCACCGTTTCAATCGTGATGTCGAAGTGGAAATGAGCTTGTTCCGGACCTTTCTTAAAGAACTCGAGGAAATGGAGCTTTCGGAAGAAGTCCTGGGGACCTTTTCAGGTTTGATGGCCGACCACATGGCAAGGGAAGAATGCTATTATTTAATTAAACTGGCAGAATCCACGCAGGTGGAGTATCCGGATTGTGACCCCGGGAAGCCACGGACCAAGGACCCTTTTTAATTGGGACGAGGGGACAGGTACCTTGACCCGCTCTCCTATATCAACCAGTCACATGATTTTACCGCGTCTTCAACATGGGCCATGGAACCTGTCCCCATGGCTCAAAAAGAACACCTGATAATAAATGGTATTGACTTTCCTATCTGTAAATATTAAAATTACAGTATACATGGAATTCCTTTTATTCTTCCCAATGAAAAAAGCGAATCCTTTTTTAACAGCTAAACTGTAAAAATAATTGTTACACTTAGATGAGTTCAGCATAACATGAATGATATATAATGGCGAAAGCCTTAAAGGAGTGATTTTAATGGTTACACTATACCTTACACCGAGCTGTACTTCTTGCCGAAAAGCAAGGGCATGGCTTGAAGAACACGGGATTGAATATACCGAACGGAACATCTTGACGGAGCCCCTGACGGTGGATGAGATCAAAGCCATTCTGCGCCTGACAGAGGAAGGGACAGAAGAAATCATCTCCAAAAATTCCAAAACGTATAAAGATTTGGACGTGGATCTTGATTCACTGCCGCTCAAGCAGCTGTATCAACTTATCATAGACAATCCGAAAATGGTGAAGAGACCGATCATGCTGGACGAAAAACGGATCCAGGTCGGCTATAACGATGAAGAGATCCGCAGTTTCCTGCCTCGCAAGCTTCGGACGTTTTCTTATCAGGAGCTGCTGAAAGAAGCAAAATAGGCCGGACTGGAAAACTTGACTGGCCTATCTGTAGCATTTACCATTACCGTGCAGATAGAAAGTAGGAGGCAGTCCATGAATAGTGATTTTACTTTAGCCATTCACAGTTTAACGTATCTTGCCCTGCAGCTGGACCGGATGTCCAAAAGCGACGCCATTGCAGAGAGTGCAGGGGTGCATGCCGTCCGTATCCGGAAAGTCCTGAGTCTGCTGAAAAAGCATGGAATCATCAAATCGAAGGAAGGGAACGGCGGCGGATTCATCCTAGCCAGGGATTTGAGTGAAGTAAATCTTTTTGATATCTACATGCTTACATCGGAAGGGGCACTGCAGCCGAAATGTCCTGAATCGAATGAAGCATGTATGGTGGGGGCGAATATGAGGAATGTACTGTTCAATATCTTCCTCGGTGCGGAAGAGCATCTTGGCGACTATTTAAAGCAGTACACCATCAAAGATATCGTTGATCTGATTTCAAAAGACAAATGACATGGGAAGACTGCGGTCTTCCATCTGACTTAAATGTAATAAAAAATATTTCAGTTGAAAAGTGGGTGTAAATGATGAACAAACTTCTGACAACAGGCGACTGGGTAAAAGGGACATCACATGACGGCGAATTGATCATCGGATATATCGAGAATCTCGATCATCAAACAGCCACCGTGAAAGCTAAAGTCATCACAAGCGATAACAGGGAAATTGAAGGCAGCACGATCCCTTTATTAGCAAAAGATGTGAAGAAGCTGCCCGATGCCAGAATAGCAAATAAGGGACAAATTCAATACCTGATCGACTTGGCCCTGTCTACAGGGGATGAAGAATGGTTCCTGGAGTTGACGTCGAAGCTGAATTCGATGAGGGAGCTAGTGAAGGTTGAAGAATGAAACTAATATAGGTGCCTGATGCTTGATACGTTAGAGATTTAACGGATTGAGCGTCAGGCACGTTTTTCAATTTGAAAATGGTTTTGACAAATTAAAAGGTGGTTTGATAGATGCGGTGCCGGTAACTGATTTAAAGATTATTCGACAAGTTGCTTGTATTTTTGAAAAGTGGAACGTATTTCTGAAATCTTGCTTGTATTTTCAAAAAGTGGTATGAAAATCGCTCAATATGGAACGTAAGGGTCATGCCCGAGACTTTCTGCCGCCTTACTAACCTTCTCTAAGCCCAATATAGGTGCTGTGGCAGCTCTCGGCACAGGGTTTGACGAAAAATATGAATATTTTTCAAATGTCTTATATGAAAACATCCATATAAAGAACAAGTTCCATCCCCATCCACAGTGCTTACTTCTTGCACCAATCGAAGAACAGTGAGAGTTAAAAGGCCAGCCTCCTTATATGATAGGGGCTGGCCTATTTCTGTTATTAAACTACTAACATTTTATGGTATTATAAGATGTATATGGAAAATAATTCGTGAAGCAACCGGCTTCATTAATGCTGATTTAAAAGAATAGTATAAAAGGGGAGTTGGAAAATGGAGCAAACAGTAAAGAAAAAAGACAGTCTGACGGCATTAAGTGCTTTTGCGGGCGGAGCGGCCGGCTGGACAGCCAACACGTCATTGAATATGCTGACGGATACAGATATGACAGGCTTTTATGTGGTTTCGATTTCTCTAGGCGTGATTGTAGGTTTACTTTGGGACATCGCTCATAAAATAAACGAGATTAATAGAGATTAGGTTTTCTTTGCTGCCTTCGTATTAGCCCCGGGTTTTTTGCGCGCCAGCTCTCCACTAGAGTTTAGATGAAACGGGGGAAACTTTATGCAAAAAGAAAACTGGCAAGGCTTAATGATCATCGGCTGGGTGGCAGCCGCAGCAGGCGGCATGATGCTGTTTTTGAGCGGGAAATTTGGTTTAGCTGCAGGGGAGAGGTGGCTCGCGGATCGAGGAGGTGCGGATACCGGCCTCTATCATCTGGTCATCGAGGGGTACATCCATGCATTCCTGGCCGCCGGCAGTATCTTTTTATCATTCGGACTTATCCTGATCGTCCTTACTTATTATAAGATTCGAATGTTTAAAAGTGAGGAAGGCGGGAGTGGGGGATGACAGTGGCAATTGGTTTAATAATCATTGGAGGGATGATTTTCTTACTCGGATATATAACCCCTGTAAGCGGCTTATATATCCTTCCGATTTCCCTATTCATGCTCGTGTATGGGATTGGACGATTGATTAAAAATAAGTCAAAAAATAATGGGACCAGCACGCCTGATCGTTAAAGCTTTTTCCGCCGGTGCCTGGTCCCATATTCTTTTACACAAGGATATGTGGAGGATGAACGGGTATAGTAGAATACACCTCAATACTTCCTTTCGAAAGGTGATGCTCCTATGTATATCTATACAATCGGTCACTCGATCCACTCCGAGGAACATTTCCTGAGGATGCTGGAAACGGCCGGGATCAGATTCGTAGCGGATATCCGCGCCTTTCCAGCCAGCCGCAAGCATCCCCAATTCAAGAAGGAAAACATGGAGAAGTGGCTGGTGAATGCTGGTATCTCGTACCGTCATTTTCCGCAGCTTGGCGGCAGGAGACGGATATCTGGTCATACCGGTGAAGACCTGAATGCCGGGTGGAACAACCAATCCTTTCACAATTATGCGGATTATACTTTGACTGATGAGTTCAAGGAAGGCCTTCAGGAGCTGAAGGAGGAGGCATTGGGGACCAGCCTGGTCTATATGTGCTCGGAACGCCATCCTGCCAGATGCCACCGCCTGCTCATCAGTAACCTGCTGAAAGCAAATGGGTGGGAGGTCCGCCACATCATCGATGATTCAAATGGCGAGCCCCAACTGATCTCTCATGAACTCGGCAAATGGGGGGCGATGCCGATCATCGAAGAAGACGGCACGGTAGTGTACCCAGAGCTGGGTGAGTAGACCATTTTCACGGAAACGAAAAAAATAATGGGACCAGCCCTCCGGCAAGGGAAAGCTTTTCCCGCCGGGGACTGGTCCCGTTTTCGTTCTTTTTAAAAGCACGATTCTATGTATCTCAAATAGCTACCAGCGATACCCCGACTAACAGGATGACCAGCAGAACCGATAATACGACCACTCTTCTATTTACCATGTTGTAACCTCCCAAGTTGAATGAAGTCATCCTCATCTTAACATAGTTTCTTCTTCCACCAGAGTCAGACGTCGGGCGGGGTCTTCCATCAAGCCCCGCTTACGTGTCTCCCGGGTCAACCTTCTTTGGCTTGACCTTTTCTTCTTTTCACCAAATAATAAGCCGTGATCCACGCGGTCACGGGGATGGCGAGGGCGACGCCGATTCCTGCTGACCCGATGAAAATCATCTCGGAGCTGAAAACTTTCGAATTGACGATTTCGCCAAGGGAATATGACAAATCCTTGAACCAGATCAATAGTGCCATATAGCCTCCGAAAAACGCAAAGAACAGAGTGTTGGTGCTCGTCCCGAGGATGTCCCTGCCGATGCTCAGTCCGCTCGTGAATAAATCCTTCCGGCTGATGCCGGGATTATGATAATGGATTTCCCTCATCGGGGATGAGATCGAGATGGATAGATCGATGATCGCTCCGATAGTGCTCATGATGATCATCGCAGCCCCGATTTTGACAAAATCGACACCGACGAACAGGGAGAAGGCCCCGATTTCTTCAATTTCCTCCTCACTGAAGCCCTGTATCATGGCCGCGTCTGTCAGCGTCAAGATGAAGAAGAGAAGGGCCCCGGTGGTGACGATCGTTGCGATGAAAGCCGT encodes:
- a CDS encoding DUF2935 domain-containing protein, which gives rise to MKDFNESAVFEHTFWLQILGDHARFIRDSLYPSQTNRIKEAKEFATVFDQYLESVRKGNVRDYKKFSAEVEAVVRKMRGFKLAIIKDQLHGKVGIHLPPTFINHMVNELDEYLNVISYLGKGEVPPIFHELHHHLIWLLDAGGHAGAIHDELDAVEKRLRKKSREFTKHFEQFYLKAVELTGYLRTNLSEFPALHRFNRDVEVEMSLFRTFLKELEEMELSEEVLGTFSGLMADHMAREECYYLIKLAESTQVEYPDCDPGKPRTKDPF
- the spxA gene encoding transcriptional regulator SpxA: MVTLYLTPSCTSCRKARAWLEEHGIEYTERNILTEPLTVDEIKAILRLTEEGTEEIISKNSKTYKDLDVDLDSLPLKQLYQLIIDNPKMVKRPIMLDEKRIQVGYNDEEIRSFLPRKLRTFSYQELLKEAK
- a CDS encoding Rrf2 family transcriptional regulator, producing MNSDFTLAIHSLTYLALQLDRMSKSDAIAESAGVHAVRIRKVLSLLKKHGIIKSKEGNGGGFILARDLSEVNLFDIYMLTSEGALQPKCPESNEACMVGANMRNVLFNIFLGAEEHLGDYLKQYTIKDIVDLISKDK
- a CDS encoding IDEAL domain-containing protein; the protein is MMNKLLTTGDWVKGTSHDGELIIGYIENLDHQTATVKAKVITSDNREIEGSTIPLLAKDVKKLPDARIANKGQIQYLIDLALSTGDEEWFLELTSKLNSMRELVKVEE
- a CDS encoding DUF488 family protein, whose amino-acid sequence is MYIYTIGHSIHSEEHFLRMLETAGIRFVADIRAFPASRKHPQFKKENMEKWLVNAGISYRHFPQLGGRRRISGHTGEDLNAGWNNQSFHNYADYTLTDEFKEGLQELKEEALGTSLVYMCSERHPARCHRLLISNLLKANGWEVRHIIDDSNGEPQLISHELGKWGAMPIIEEDGTVVYPELGE